The following coding sequences lie in one Aquabacterium olei genomic window:
- a CDS encoding putative solute-binding protein, translated as MSLSRTPFRPSAPRLLSALVVAGAVAAPAAQAKQLLCVWDVAGKTGDVYAAATDFVVAMQKAGAEMELKSYVDERVAVEDYRAGQCDGVIATAFRTRQFNSLAGSLDSIGSTTVVKGGKVDINASYEVVRKVVQVFASPQANKLMVEGNHEIGGIFPLGAAYPIVRDRTINTVEELSGKKIAAFDYDKAQSVMIQRIGAQPVSVDVTNIGPKFNNGFVDMVTLPAVAFKPFELYKGIGTKGGIGRFPILIPTVQVVLNKNKFPEGFGEKSRQYWLSQFDRALNIVQTAEKGIPAAMWDDIPAEAVPKYVLMFRESRIEIAKQGIYNKQGLNIIKRARCSVNPSDAECATKTEID; from the coding sequence ATGTCCCTATCCCGCACCCCGTTCCGTCCCTCTGCCCCTCGCCTGCTGTCCGCCCTCGTCGTCGCGGGCGCCGTGGCAGCCCCGGCCGCCCAGGCCAAACAGCTGCTGTGCGTGTGGGACGTGGCCGGCAAGACCGGTGACGTCTACGCTGCCGCCACCGACTTCGTGGTGGCCATGCAGAAGGCGGGCGCCGAGATGGAGCTCAAGAGCTACGTCGACGAGCGCGTGGCCGTCGAAGACTATCGCGCTGGTCAGTGTGACGGCGTGATCGCCACGGCCTTCCGCACCCGCCAGTTCAACAGCCTGGCCGGCTCGCTCGACAGCATCGGCTCGACCACCGTCGTCAAGGGCGGCAAGGTCGACATCAACGCGAGCTACGAGGTCGTTCGCAAGGTGGTGCAGGTGTTTGCCTCGCCGCAGGCCAACAAGCTGATGGTGGAGGGCAACCACGAGATCGGTGGCATCTTCCCGCTGGGGGCGGCCTATCCGATCGTGCGCGACCGCACCATCAACACGGTCGAGGAACTGTCGGGCAAGAAGATCGCCGCCTTCGACTACGACAAGGCGCAGAGCGTGATGATCCAGCGCATCGGCGCCCAGCCGGTTTCGGTCGACGTCACCAACATCGGGCCGAAGTTCAACAACGGCTTCGTCGACATGGTGACCCTGCCGGCCGTGGCCTTCAAGCCTTTCGAGCTTTACAAGGGCATCGGCACCAAGGGCGGCATCGGGCGCTTCCCGATCCTGATCCCGACCGTGCAGGTGGTGCTCAACAAGAACAAGTTCCCGGAAGGGTTTGGCGAGAAGTCGCGCCAGTACTGGTTGAGCCAGTTCGATCGGGCGCTCAACATCGTGCAGACAGCCGAGAAGGGCATTCCCGCGGCGATGTGGGACGACATCCCGGCCGAGGCCGTGCCGAAGTACGTGCTGATGTTCCGCGAGTCGCGCATCGAGATTGCCAAGCAGGGCATCTACAACAAGCAGGGCCTGAACATCATCAAGCGCGCCCGCTGCAGCGTGAACCCGTCTGACGCCGAGTGCGCCACCAAGACCGAAATCGACTGA